In Nasonia vitripennis strain AsymCx chromosome 2, Nvit_psr_1.1, whole genome shotgun sequence, a genomic segment contains:
- the Or182 gene encoding odorant receptor 182 yields the protein MDLFDSQYFKINKRVLMICGLWPYQSILGRRIAFAMLANSIFLFVFTLIAGVISQSQLDIINTEDTIIITFFCLLGLLKCTMFYNQQNKIKNLYECIATDWNKLTDSSEHNILRSFLLDGRKINFITMVFCSSAFMIYSCIDFLLRIFNKESEYQRQHSFPYYFKPMVIYEKLYDWQVALHVTVIVIYSGLAYLSAIVTYISSVKHVCALYEIARHRLQNAIIACDKINHPLQKCIEDISLIPKLIKVIEMHEQAVRGIRIIKKVFGADFFVLTVFCISALTIGTFELNFCRADIHSFIRVLLLMPIIMIYLFYVNYSGEQVIQACDDMYTTAYNIDWYKTSSKTRIFVLMIMRRTLKSEYLTAGTMIMILSIKNFATIIKTAWSFGTLLLTTQKHRKNEDANFVAENTLI from the exons ATGGATTTATTCGATAgccaatattttaaaataaacaaacgcGTTTTGATGATTTGCGGATTATGGCCTTATCAATCAATATTAGGAAGAAGAATCGCATTTGCAATGTTAGCAAACAGCATATTTTTGTTCGTTTTCACACTT ATAGCTGGCGTTATATCACAATCGCAATTGGATATCATAAATACTGAAGACACTattattataacatttttctGTTTACTCGGTCTTCTCAAGTGCACGATGTTTTATAATCAACAAAATAAG ataaaaaacttatatgaATGCATAGCAACTGATTGGAACAAATTAACTGACAGCTCAGAACATAACATACTACGATCATTTTTATTGGATGGTAGAAAGATCAACTTTATTACCATGG tgTTTTGTTCTTCTGCTTTCATGATATATTCTTGCATCGATTTTCTTCTGCGAATATTTAACAAGGAATCAGAATATCAGCGACAGCACAGCTTTCCTTACTATTTCAAACCTATGgtgatttatgaaaaattgtaCGATTGGCAAGTTGCCTTGCATGTAACTGTTATCGTAATATACTCTGGTTTAGCGTATTTATCAGCTATTGTTACGTATATATCCAGCGTTAAACACGTTTGTGCTCTATACGAAATCGCCAG ACACCGGTTACAGAATGCAATAATTGCATGTGATAAAATCAATCATCCGCTACAAAAATGTATAGAGGACATATCGCTTATTCCTAAATTGATCAAAGTCATCGAAATGCATGAACAAGCTGTCAg AGGTATACggataattaaaaaagttttcggTGCTGATTTCTTCGTTTTGACAGTTTTCTGTATAAGTGCTCTTACAATTGGCACGTTTGAA TTAAATTTTTGCAGAGCAGATATTCATTCTTTTATACGAGTCTTACTATTAATGCCGATTATTAtgatctatttattttatgtgAATTATTCTGGAGAGCAAGTTATACAAGCGTGCGACGATATGTATACAACAGC ATATAATATCGATTGGTATAAAACATCTTCAAAGACACGAATTTTCGTACTCATGATCATGCGGCGCACTTTAAAATCCGAATATTTAACAGCAGGAACCATGataatgattttatcaataaaaaacTTTGCGACg ATTATAAAGACTGCTTGGTCGTTCGGAACGCTACTACTGACTACCCAAAAGCacagaaaaaatgaagatgCGAACTTCGTTGCAGAGAATACTCTGATATGa